Proteins co-encoded in one Lates calcarifer isolate ASB-BC8 linkage group LG17, TLL_Latcal_v3, whole genome shotgun sequence genomic window:
- the dda1 gene encoding DET1- and DDB1-associated protein 1, with translation MEKADFLKGLPVYNKSNFSRFHADSVCKASNRRPSVYLPTREYPSEQIIVTEKTNILLRYLHQQWDKKNAAKKREQEQGEGDSPAPPRKIARTDSQEMNEDS, from the exons ATGGAGAAG GCTGATTTCTTGAAAGGACTTCCCGTCTACAACAAGAGCAACTTCAGCAGGTTTCATGCAGACTCTGTTTGTAAAGCATCT AATCGGAGGCCCTCTGTTTACCTCCCAACACGTGAATACCCCTCTGAACAGA TTATTGTAACAGAGAAAACCAACATCCTCCTTCGTTACCTCCATCAGCAGTGGGACAAAAAG AATGCAGCAAAGAAAAGGGAACAGGAACAAGGTGAGGGCGACAGCCCGGCACCCCCAAGGAAGATTGCCAGGACAGATAGCCAAGAGATGAATGAGGACTCATAA